A genomic stretch from Corynebacterium faecale includes:
- a CDS encoding DsbA family oxidoreductase, whose protein sequence is MKRGSAVAAKMKIEVWSDIMCPFCYIGDKKLDDALAEFGDRDRIEVEFKSFELMPGLETHPIRTTNEMLAETKGMTIEQARQMNSQVAQVAASVGLEMDTETSIPANTINAHRLTHLAKKHGKQKAVADALFRAYFNEQKNVDDLDTLVDIATASGIDATEARDVLESDAYTNEVQQDVHEARQLGVTGVPFFVFDRKYAISGAQEAEVFSGTIEKSFGEWAEANPASPFEVIEGQTCSVDGTCN, encoded by the coding sequence ATGAAGCGAGGATCTGCAGTGGCTGCCAAGATGAAGATTGAAGTGTGGAGCGACATCATGTGCCCGTTCTGCTACATCGGGGACAAGAAGCTTGATGATGCCCTGGCGGAGTTCGGTGACCGCGACCGCATCGAGGTTGAATTCAAGAGCTTTGAACTCATGCCCGGCCTGGAAACCCACCCCATCCGCACCACCAATGAGATGCTCGCGGAAACCAAGGGTATGACCATTGAGCAGGCCCGTCAGATGAACTCCCAGGTGGCGCAGGTCGCGGCAAGCGTCGGACTGGAGATGGACACCGAAACCTCCATCCCCGCCAACACCATCAACGCCCACCGCCTCACCCACCTTGCCAAGAAACACGGCAAGCAGAAGGCCGTGGCGGATGCTCTGTTCCGTGCCTACTTCAATGAACAGAAGAATGTTGATGACCTGGACACCCTCGTTGATATCGCCACAGCCTCTGGTATCGACGCCACCGAAGCACGTGACGTCCTGGAATCCGATGCCTACACCAACGAGGTCCAGCAGGATGTGCATGAGGCCCGCCAGCTCGGCGTGACCGGCGTGCCATTCTTCGTCTTCGACCGCAAATACGCCATCAGCGGCGCGCAGGAGGCGGAGGTTTTCAGCGGAACCATTGAGAAATCCTTCGGCGAATGGGCTGAAGCAAACCCCGCGAGCCCATTCGAGGTCATCGAGGGCCAGACCTGCTCCGTCGACGGCACCTGTAATTAA
- a CDS encoding alpha/beta fold hydrolase, translating to MINPYEAFLPLKHRTGIEPVHTWWEWRGLRVHIARARRPKARARVLVIHGMGAHSGALWPHAAALAERGFEVLAVDLPLFGLTVCEPTEVLYDDWIALLVNLIDEEHDGRPMILFGASVGGLLAAEVASKSTHVSHVVATCLMDPADPLARRKMTRFGSLGILATPFLKLAPGRKMVRIRALARISKMSRSPALSMLCASDELGGGVKVPLRFLVSYLGYKHTMPTVPITLVHPGHDDWTPEQLSLRTLKRAEGPTDVVMLRECGHFPIEEPGLTDLFAVFDRLE from the coding sequence ATGATCAATCCATACGAAGCGTTTCTGCCGCTGAAACACCGTACCGGGATTGAACCTGTCCACACCTGGTGGGAATGGCGCGGCCTGCGCGTCCACATCGCCCGTGCCCGCCGCCCAAAGGCACGGGCACGCGTGCTGGTTATCCACGGCATGGGTGCCCACAGCGGTGCTCTTTGGCCACACGCGGCAGCCCTGGCTGAGCGCGGTTTCGAGGTGCTGGCGGTGGATCTGCCACTTTTTGGGCTCACCGTCTGCGAGCCGACGGAGGTGCTTTACGACGACTGGATCGCCCTCCTTGTCAACCTCATCGACGAAGAACACGACGGCAGACCCATGATTCTGTTTGGTGCCAGCGTGGGGGGATTATTGGCGGCAGAGGTGGCGTCGAAAAGCACTCACGTCTCGCACGTGGTGGCCACGTGCCTCATGGACCCGGCCGACCCGCTGGCGCGCCGGAAAATGACCCGTTTCGGCTCACTGGGAATTCTGGCCACACCGTTTCTGAAACTCGCGCCGGGGCGGAAGATGGTCCGGATCCGGGCGCTCGCGCGGATATCCAAGATGAGCCGCAGCCCGGCGTTATCCATGTTGTGTGCCAGTGATGAACTCGGTGGGGGAGTGAAGGTGCCCCTGAGGTTCCTGGTGTCCTACCTGGGTTATAAACACACCATGCCCACCGTGCCCATCACGCTGGTGCATCCTGGTCATGATGACTGGACTCCTGAGCAGCTGAGTCTGCGCACCCTCAAACGGGCGGAGGGGCCCACGGATGTGGTGATGTTGCGGGAATGTGGACACTTTCCGATCGAAGAACCCGGGCTGACCGACCTGTTCGCGGTGTTCGACCGGTTGGAATAG
- a CDS encoding class C sortase → MSILVAEVPQPAGRHRLVAKPKRTKKQKQRLASNILLQILAMFGIGLLIYPDGADWVNSLGHNSEISGYVREVENTNPEERQRILDAAYAYNDQLEPGPLTDPYLTESEDAALGSDVYRAYEEMLRVSGTDAVGTLMYSDVEIALPIYHGTSDEVIGKGIGHLYGTSLPVGGPSTRSVLTAHSGLPHAKLFTTLHNAEVGDTFWISVLGEDHHYQVRGLETVLPNETDSFEIIEGEDWVTLFTCTPVGVNSHRLLAHAQRIPSPEEDTDRVIAGDGLTAGFPWWLVIFIGGSALVALMLFMPGRKKKSKKETE, encoded by the coding sequence ATGAGCATCCTTGTTGCAGAGGTTCCCCAACCAGCCGGCCGACACCGGCTGGTGGCCAAACCTAAACGGACGAAGAAGCAGAAGCAGCGTCTCGCCTCCAATATTCTGCTGCAGATCCTCGCCATGTTTGGTATCGGTTTGCTCATCTATCCAGACGGTGCGGACTGGGTGAACTCGCTTGGGCACAATTCGGAGATTTCCGGTTATGTCCGTGAGGTGGAGAACACCAATCCTGAAGAGCGTCAACGCATCCTGGATGCCGCCTATGCTTATAATGATCAGCTTGAGCCCGGCCCTCTGACCGACCCTTATCTCACCGAGTCCGAGGATGCCGCCCTGGGTAGTGATGTTTACCGTGCCTATGAAGAAATGCTTCGGGTCAGTGGAACAGATGCCGTGGGTACGCTCATGTACTCCGATGTGGAGATTGCACTACCGATCTATCACGGCACCTCCGATGAGGTGATCGGCAAGGGAATCGGGCACTTATATGGGACATCGCTGCCGGTGGGTGGGCCGTCGACACGCTCAGTGCTGACCGCGCACAGCGGTCTGCCGCACGCCAAGCTTTTTACCACCCTGCATAATGCGGAGGTGGGCGATACATTCTGGATTTCCGTGCTCGGTGAAGATCACCACTACCAGGTGCGGGGGCTTGAGACCGTGCTGCCTAATGAGACGGATTCTTTCGAGATCATCGAGGGGGAGGACTGGGTCACTCTGTTCACCTGCACCCCGGTTGGCGTGAACAGTCACCGGTTGTTGGCGCACGCGCAGCGTATCCCCAGCCCTGAGGAAGATACTGATCGGGTGATTGCTGGTGATGGTCTCACCGCTGGTTTCCCCTGGTGGCTAGTGATATTTATCGGAGGATCCGCGCTGGTTGCCCTGATGCTCTTCATGCCGGGGCGTAAGAAGAAGTCGAAGAAGGAAACCGAGTAG